The genomic stretch CCGGCGTCCGGTAGCGCAGTGACTGCCCCAGGTTGCCCGTGGCCAGGTTGTGCATGTAGGTCGTATACTGCTGCCAGAGGGGGCGGTCCAGGCCCCACTGCTGGTGCAGGGCGCGGACCGCGGCATCGCTGGCGCGATCCCCGAGAATCGTGGACGCGGGATCGCCGGGCAGTAGCTTGATGAGCAGAAAGATCAGGACCGTGACGAACAGAGCGACCGGCAGAGTCTGCCCGACCCGCTTGGTCGCGTAGGTCAGGAGGGCCAAGGAGAGAGCGGTCCTATTCGCCGACCGCGACGTTCTTGAAGATCCACGGCCCGGTCGCCATCTGCACAAACCCCGTCATCTTCTTGTTGATCGCGATGGTGTATGGCGCATAGTACAGCCAGATCAGCGGGGAATCCCTGAGTGCCACGTCCTGGATCTTGTAATAGATCTCCCGGCGCTTCTCGGGAGTGATCTCCCGCAGCCCCCGCGCCAGCAGGTCGTCCATTTCCTTGGTCTGATAGCCGCTGTGATAGGATTGGCTCTCCGTGTAGCCCAACTCGTAGGCGCCCAGCTGCGACGGGTCCGGGATGTCGTTCGTCCAGCCGGAGATGTTCACCTGGAACTGGTTTGCGCGGTACCGTTGGGTGGCCGCGGCCCGGTCGAGCGGCTCCAATTCCAAGTTCACGCCGATCTTGGCCCACATCGCTTTGAGGGCGACCGCCGTGGGTTCTTGCACGGCGTCGCCTGTGCGGTAGAGGAGCTTCAAGGTCAAGGGAGTCTTGACGCCGGACTCCGTGAGAAGTTGCTGCGCCTTGGCCAGGTCTCGAGTGTAGCCCTTCGCGTTCTTGTTGTAATACGGTGTCGTCATCGGCAGGAACGTCGTCGCGGGGGTGCAGTAGCCGAAACAGACGGCTCGAACGATGGCATACCGGTCGGTCGCATAGGCCAGCGCCTGGCGGACCTTGACGTTATTGAGCGGCGCCTCGCGCATATTCAGCGAAAGGTGCGCCACGGCGGTCGACGGGTTGAGCTGCATCTGCAGCCGGGAGTCCCGCTTGAGCTCAGCCACACGCGAGAACGGCGGATAGTCAATTCCGTCGACCTCACCTGACTGGACCGCGATGATCCGAGCGTTGTCGTCGGGGATGTACCGGAGATGCAATTCGGGCGACTTCGGCAGGCCCTTCTCGAAGTAGTTGGGGTTGGCTTTCATCACCAGCTCTTCACCCTTCTTCCATTCGACCAGCATGAAGGGTCCCGAGCCGACGGGCTTGTTGGAGATCTGGTCCTGCTTTGCGTCTTTGAAGACCTTCTCGGACAGGACGCTGTTGGAGAACAGCGAGACGTCCGCCAGGAACGGTGCCCACGGTTCCTTCAACGTGATGACCACCGTCGAGTCGTCCCGCGCGGCGATCTCCTGGACCGGTTCCAGCGCCCACTGCCACGGCCCCTTGACGTCATGAGCCCGTTTGAGCGACCAGACGACGTCGCCGGCCTTCACTGGATCGCCGGTGGAAAATCGCGCATCCTTTCGTAGGAAGAAGGTCCACGTCTTGCCGTCGGCGGAAGTCGTCCACCGCTCCGCCAGGTCGGGGTCGAAGCCGTCCCCCTTGATATTGACCCGCACCAGTTGCTGGTAGATCTGCATAAACGCCCAGATGTCCGGGTTGGCATCCTGGGTCACGGGGTCGAGGTTTTCCGCCCCGCGGTTGACACCGAACCGAATCACCTTCTTGAACTGCTGCCCGGACACATTCGGCGCAGGCGAAGAACCCACCAGCGCGAAGACGAGTGCGACCGTGAAGGCCAGGACCATGTGTACCCTGCGCATCGGCCTTCCCCCTAATGGATGAGATTGTCGCGCAGATTCTGCGGGTTGAGAAATATGTCCTGCGCTGGCGCGGCGGCCGACCGCTGCGCCTGCCGGGAGCCCGAGGATTCGATCAGAGACTCGTGCGGAGAGTGGTCTCGCTCAACCTCTCAGGACGTTGACGGCCAGATATTCGCTCGTCGGCGCAACCGTGTGGACCTGACGCCGCCCGTTGGCTTGGAAATCTTTGACGAGGCGCTTGGCTCGCTTCCAGGCCTCTGCCTCATCCGGGGCGTCGCTGCATCCCAACAGTCTTCCCCACTGCGCTCTGGCGGTGGACGTCGCGCTGGAGAGGGTCACGAACCAAAGCCACCGATCGTCACTGGCGAACACCATCAGGCTGTATGTGTGACCACCGTCGATGATTGTCATCTCACTCCCATTGATGCCCCAGAATCGCATCGCTCGGTCGATGTTCAGCGCTCCGTCATGCCTTTGATATAGAGAGATCAGTCTTTCGATAGGAGCGCGGGCAGAGTTTACAGAACATCGGGGGGATTTGTCGGATTGTCATGGCGATTGGTGACGCGATGGGAAACCGGGTTCGGCGAAGGAGGGATCGATCGTGGGGCGTAAGCTCTTTGGCATCACCGGAGTGACCGCGGCGATCATACTCGTGTTGGGCGCCGCATCCACGTTTGGTCAGGGGTCCGGAGCTCGCGTCCCTGAACCTCCGCCCCTGTCCGGCCAAAAGCCGTTCAACCTTACCCTCGAAGAGACGAAGAAATATTCGCGGGCCAAGAACTTTGAGGTGGTCGGTCACAACTACTTCAAGGGGGATTGGGTCACCCCATCCGCCATCAAGCAGGGGATGGGTTGCGGGTTCAACGTGCCCCGGGTATACAAAGGCATCGGGTACTTTGCGGGATACGACGATCCTCCCACGTGTTTCGGCGTGCTGATCGCGGATGTCAGCAACCCGGCGAACATGAAGGTCCTCAGCGTCATCCCCTGCAACCCCGGCACCCGATGCAGCTATATCCGCCTGAACACCAGCCGGAAGATCCTCGTCGTCGGCATGGATACCAGCAAGGTCAACCCGAAGCAACCGGACGGCGCGGCGGTCGCGCAAGCTGGGTTCAGTTTCTATGACGTCTCCAACCCCCGCGCCCCGCGACTCCTGGGGTTCCACTTGACGATGCCGCACGGGGCCACGCACGGGTTTGAGATCGATGACCGATACGTCTATGGGTGCGCCACGACGGCGCAGACGAAACCCGCGAACCACGAAGTCGTCATCCTTGATTATCACGATCCCCAGCACCCCAGTCTCGTGAGCGAGGTCCACATTCAGGGGCAGTACTTGGAAGAGGCCTATGAGCCCAGGGATCAGAAGAACTTGGATGGATCTCCGCAGCATATCTGGTGTCACGAA from bacterium encodes the following:
- a CDS encoding ABC transporter substrate-binding protein, with the protein product MRRVHMVLAFTVALVFALVGSSPAPNVSGQQFKKVIRFGVNRGAENLDPVTQDANPDIWAFMQIYQQLVRVNIKGDGFDPDLAERWTTSADGKTWTFFLRKDARFSTGDPVKAGDVVWSLKRAHDVKGPWQWALEPVQEIAARDDSTVVITLKEPWAPFLADVSLFSNSVLSEKVFKDAKQDQISNKPVGSGPFMLVEWKKGEELVMKANPNYFEKGLPKSPELHLRYIPDDNARIIAVQSGEVDGIDYPPFSRVAELKRDSRLQMQLNPSTAVAHLSLNMREAPLNNVKVRQALAYATDRYAIVRAVCFGYCTPATTFLPMTTPYYNKNAKGYTRDLAKAQQLLTESGVKTPLTLKLLYRTGDAVQEPTAVALKAMWAKIGVNLELEPLDRAAATQRYRANQFQVNISGWTNDIPDPSQLGAYELGYTESQSYHSGYQTKEMDDLLARGLREITPEKRREIYYKIQDVALRDSPLIWLYYAPYTIAINKKMTGFVQMATGPWIFKNVAVGE